One Acidobacteriota bacterium DNA window includes the following coding sequences:
- a CDS encoding aspartate carbamoyltransferase catalytic subunit: MRLKSRHLLGIESLTPEEIVLILDTAESFAEISRREIKKVPTLRGRTVVNLFMEPSTRTRTSFELAEKRLSADSLNFSASSSSLVKGETLIDTARNIEAMAPDFIVMRHQMSGAPHFLARYCRSSIINAGDGSHEHPTQALLDAYTIRQKKKAIAGLKVAIIGDILHSRVVRSNIFLLRKLGAEVILAGPPTLMPLEVARLGVKVTHSMAEALDGADVIMMLRIQMERQGKGYFPSVREYYNLFGLTEERVALAKRDAIIMHPGPINRGVEIESKVADGAYSVILDQVTNGVAVRMAVLYLLAGETGDADSAEERPGH; the protein is encoded by the coding sequence CTGAAGAGCCGCCACCTCCTCGGGATCGAGTCGCTGACCCCCGAGGAGATCGTCCTCATCCTCGACACCGCCGAGTCGTTCGCGGAGATCTCCCGGCGCGAGATCAAGAAGGTCCCGACGCTCCGCGGCCGCACCGTCGTGAACCTGTTCATGGAGCCGTCCACGCGGACGCGGACGTCGTTCGAGCTCGCGGAGAAGCGCCTCTCCGCCGACTCGCTCAACTTCTCCGCGTCGTCCTCCAGCCTCGTGAAGGGGGAGACGCTGATCGACACCGCGCGGAACATCGAGGCGATGGCCCCCGACTTCATCGTGATGCGCCACCAGATGTCGGGGGCCCCGCACTTCCTCGCGCGCTACTGCCGCTCGTCGATCATCAACGCGGGCGACGGGAGCCACGAGCACCCGACGCAGGCGCTCCTCGACGCGTACACGATCCGGCAGAAGAAGAAGGCAATCGCCGGGCTCAAGGTCGCGATCATCGGCGACATCCTGCACAGCCGCGTCGTCCGGTCGAACATCTTCCTGCTCCGGAAGCTCGGGGCCGAGGTCATCCTCGCCGGGCCGCCGACGCTCATGCCGCTCGAGGTCGCGAGACTCGGCGTGAAGGTGACGCACTCGATGGCCGAGGCGCTCGACGGGGCCGACGTCATCATGATGCTGCGCATCCAGATGGAGAGGCAGGGGAAGGGATATTTCCCGAGCGTCCGCGAGTACTACAACCTCTTCGGCCTCACCGAGGAGCGCGTCGCGCTCGCGAAGCGCGACGCGATCATCATGCACCCGGGGCCCATCAACCGGGGTGTCGAAATCGAGAGCAAGGTCGCCGACGGCGCGTACTCGGTCATCCTCGACCAGGTGACGAACGGCGTCGCCGTGCGCATGGCGGTCCTTTACCTTCTGGCGGGGGAGACGGGTGATGCGGATTCTGCTGAAGAACGGCCGGGTCATTGA